In a single window of the Streptococcus ilei genome:
- a CDS encoding type II toxin-antitoxin system RelE/ParE family toxin, translating to MKLIYTNKTVKKQCTELRQAKKDFSDKIAVKLHQLITFLEAADSLASVTAFPKYHFHPLKGKRQGQFALDIDGRKSSYRLIVGFLEEDLEKVFPSPVEIEILKIEEVSNHYE from the coding sequence ATGAAGCTTATCTATACAAACAAAACTGTTAAAAAGCAGTGCACAGAGCTGAGACAGGCGAAAAAGGATTTTTCGGATAAGATTGCGGTAAAGTTGCATCAGTTGATTACCTTTTTGGAAGCAGCGGATTCTTTGGCCAGTGTGACAGCTTTTCCTAAATATCACTTTCACCCACTCAAGGGAAAGAGACAGGGGCAGTTCGCTTTAGATATAGATGGTCGAAAAAGTTCCTATCGTTTGATTGTCGGTTTTCTTGAAGAGGATCTAGAAAAGGTATTTCCTAGTCCTGTTGAAATCGAAATCCTAAAAATAGAGGAGGTCAGCAATCACTATGAGTAA
- a CDS encoding restriction endonuclease subunit S, with product MVKIRLGDVIDFKNGKSIKKSDGIIPIYGGNGILGYTDKSNFSHTIVVGRVGAYCGSIHVEENLCWVSDNAIAGVPKEGQDLTYLYYVLKSLNLNSKQIGSSQPLITQSMLKDMIVDIEIDIEKQKIIANSISIIDQKIQINNQINQELEAMAKTLYDYWFVQFDFPDQNGKPYKSSGGKMVYHPELKREIPEGWGVDSLWNIANFYNGLAMQKYRPDTTEDDYLPVIKIREMMNGFSKDTEKARLDIPSEAVVERGDILFSWSATLEVIIWGKEKGALNQHIFKVTSDTYPESFIYFELKSYLKVFKAIAELRKTTMGHITQDHLKQAKIVVPPIEIISKLDAKLQPIMLKQQILENQNQELTQLRDWLLPMLMNGQVKVE from the coding sequence ATGGTAAAGATTAGATTAGGTGATGTAATTGATTTTAAAAATGGAAAATCGATAAAAAAAAGTGATGGAATTATACCTATATACGGAGGTAACGGAATATTAGGATATACCGATAAATCTAATTTTAGTCATACTATAGTTGTCGGAAGAGTGGGTGCATATTGCGGAAGTATACATGTTGAAGAAAATTTATGTTGGGTTTCAGATAATGCAATCGCAGGTGTCCCGAAAGAAGGTCAAGATTTAACTTACTTGTATTATGTATTAAAGTCTTTAAATCTAAATAGTAAACAAATTGGTTCTAGTCAACCACTTATTACTCAAAGTATGTTAAAAGACATGATTGTTGATATTGAAATCGATATTGAAAAACAAAAGATAATTGCAAATTCTATCTCAATAATTGACCAAAAAATCCAAATCAACAACCAAATCAACCAAGAGTTGGAAGCCATGGCTAAGACCCTCTATGACTACTGGTTTGTGCAGTTTGATTTCCCAGACCAGAATGGCAAACCCTACAAATCATCAGGCGGAAAGATGGTCTATCACCCAGAACTCAAACGCGAAATCCCAGAAGGGTGGGGAGTGGATTCTTTATGGAATATAGCGAATTTCTATAATGGATTAGCTATGCAAAAATATAGACCAGATACAACAGAGGATGATTACCTTCCTGTCATTAAAATTAGAGAAATGATGAATGGCTTCTCGAAGGATACAGAAAAAGCAAGATTGGATATTCCCTCAGAAGCAGTTGTAGAGAGAGGAGACATATTATTTTCTTGGTCTGCAACATTAGAGGTTATAATCTGGGGGAAAGAAAAGGGAGCTTTAAATCAACATATTTTTAAAGTTACTTCGGACACTTATCCAGAATCCTTCATCTACTTTGAATTGAAAAGCTATTTGAAGGTATTTAAAGCAATTGCTGAGTTGAGAAAAACAACTATGGGACATATTACTCAGGACCATTTAAAGCAGGCTAAAATTGTAGTTCCGCCGATTGAAATTATTTCAAAATTAGATGCTAAACTACAACCCATAATGTTAAAACAACAGATTCTAGAAAACCAAAACCAAGAACTCACCCAACTTCGCGATTGGCTCTTACCAATGCTGATGAATGGGCAGGTCAAGGTGGAGTAG
- a CDS encoding VOC family protein has product MTYAYNSKIYLAEVVLNVKDLARQTAFYTQILGLEIQSQTEEEVLLGAGGKPLVRLIQTDRTEALKASYGLYHMAILLPSREDLADVFKHMAELNVPFVGAANHGYSEALYLEDPEGNGIELYRDKPVAEWDIREDGRIIGVTEELSAQEIYEMGRKVEPFQIASDTRMGHVHLSVRDSRAASTFYQKVLELADKFTVPSASWIASGDYHHHLAVNEWAGKHLAKREAHLPGLAYYVVQVEKKEDLVAIAERAKEQEAAVNWLTSSELEFTDPDGIVTRVRKG; this is encoded by the coding sequence ATGACCTACGCCTACAATAGTAAGATTTATTTGGCAGAAGTAGTGCTGAATGTGAAGGATCTGGCTCGCCAAACCGCTTTTTACACGCAGATTCTAGGTTTGGAGATCCAATCTCAGACGGAGGAGGAAGTCCTTCTTGGGGCTGGAGGCAAGCCCTTGGTGCGTCTCATCCAAACGGATCGGACTGAGGCTCTTAAGGCCAGTTATGGTCTCTATCACATGGCCATTCTCCTACCTAGTCGGGAGGACTTGGCGGATGTCTTCAAGCATATGGCTGAGCTGAACGTTCCCTTTGTCGGGGCTGCGAATCATGGCTACAGTGAAGCCCTCTATCTCGAAGATCCAGAGGGCAATGGCATCGAGCTCTATCGGGATAAGCCAGTGGCGGAGTGGGATATCCGTGAGGATGGTCGCATCATCGGGGTGACAGAAGAACTCTCTGCTCAAGAGATCTATGAAATGGGGCGCAAGGTGGAACCCTTCCAGATAGCGTCCGATACCCGCATGGGACATGTCCACCTCTCTGTTAGAGATAGCCGAGCAGCGTCCACCTTTTATCAAAAAGTGCTGGAATTAGCTGATAAGTTTACGGTTCCATCTGCCAGCTGGATTGCCTCTGGAGACTACCACCATCACCTAGCAGTCAATGAGTGGGCTGGCAAGCACTTGGCCAAACGGGAAGCCCACCTTCCTGGTCTTGCCTATTACGTCGTTCAAGTAGAAAAGAAAGAAGACCTGGTTGCCATCGCAGAGCGAGCAAAAGAGCAGGAGGCAGCTGTCAACTGGTTGACCTCAAGTGAGCTCGAGTTTACAGACCCGGATGGGATTGTCACCCGTGTCAGAAAGGGTTAG
- a CDS encoding HigA family addiction module antitoxin codes for MSNKIVEYKDLIAFHPGQYVEELIEDYNVTQKEFSERLGVSAKTVSKLVNAEESISKETAHKLAKLSGISMQTWLNLQNAYDVKVAEIVEQKELEEGSEKEICEMIDFKYFKAEGYVPDKRYSLKEKIVELRKILGVASLENLTSFNHLVSYRNTREFTTKSIVNSNIMLELASKKARDVTSTKLNRRKLERSLPALRKLTRQDPEVFPQCLSDILLDCGVVLVGLPALPNANLNGATKKFSNGSALLLLTDRNKVSDIFWFSLFHEIGHILENDFSSDDGNSESYRRSEERADQFAKDLLISPEDYQVFVEKGNFDKSDILRFSEEIDIHPSIVLGRLQKDQYLGYEQFRELKVNYYFV; via the coding sequence ATGAGTAATAAAATTGTTGAATACAAAGACCTGATTGCTTTTCATCCAGGTCAGTATGTTGAAGAGTTGATTGAAGATTATAATGTAACGCAGAAAGAATTTTCGGAGCGTTTGGGAGTTTCAGCAAAGACTGTCAGCAAGCTAGTCAATGCTGAGGAGTCCATTAGTAAAGAGACAGCTCATAAGTTAGCCAAGCTAAGCGGAATTTCCATGCAAACTTGGCTTAATCTTCAAAATGCTTATGATGTAAAAGTTGCAGAGATTGTAGAACAAAAAGAGCTAGAAGAAGGTAGCGAGAAAGAAATCTGTGAGATGATTGATTTCAAATATTTTAAGGCAGAAGGCTACGTTCCAGATAAACGCTATAGCTTGAAGGAGAAGATTGTCGAGCTTCGCAAGATTCTCGGTGTGGCAAGTTTAGAAAACCTTACATCTTTTAACCATCTAGTCAGCTATCGGAATACGCGTGAATTCACGACCAAAAGTATAGTTAACTCCAATATCATGCTGGAGTTGGCGTCTAAAAAAGCGCGTGATGTAACGAGTACTAAGCTCAATCGCAGAAAGCTTGAGAGAAGCTTACCTGCTTTGAGAAAGTTGACCAGACAAGACCCAGAAGTCTTTCCTCAGTGCTTGTCTGATATCTTGTTAGACTGTGGTGTTGTTTTAGTCGGTCTACCTGCGTTGCCAAATGCTAATCTGAATGGAGCGACTAAAAAATTCAGTAATGGTAGTGCCTTGCTTTTACTCACTGATCGAAATAAAGTATCCGATATTTTCTGGTTCTCACTCTTTCATGAGATAGGACATATTCTGGAGAATGATTTTTCATCTGATGATGGAAATAGTGAATCCTACCGTCGTTCTGAGGAACGGGCAGACCAGTTTGCAAAAGATCTCTTGATTAGCCCAGAAGACTATCAAGTTTTTGTTGAAAAAGGAAACTTTGATAAGTCAGATATCCTTCGCTTTTCTGAGGAGATAGATATTCATCCTAGTATTGTTTTAGGAAGATTGCAGAAGGATCAGTATCTTGGATATGAGCAGTTCAGAGAGTTGAAGGTGAACTATTACTTTGTTTAA
- a CDS encoding NADPH-dependent FMN reductase, whose amino-acid sequence MKNILFIVGSLRQGSFNQQMAEKAESLLEGKATVTYLDYKDIPMMNQDLETPTLPAVQAARDAVLAADAIWIFSPVYNFAIPGVVKNLIDWLSRALDLSETRGPSALQDKIVTVSSVANAGHEPMFAAYQALLPFVRTQVVGDFTGTTVNPEAWATGELVLTDEAIAGLEKQAQALLEA is encoded by the coding sequence ATGAAAAACATTTTATTTATCGTCGGATCTCTTCGTCAAGGATCATTCAACCAACAAATGGCTGAGAAAGCAGAAAGCCTTCTTGAAGGAAAAGCAACAGTGACGTACTTGGACTACAAGGACATCCCTATGATGAACCAAGATTTGGAAACTCCAACCTTGCCAGCAGTGCAAGCGGCGCGTGATGCAGTCCTTGCTGCGGACGCCATCTGGATCTTCTCACCAGTCTATAACTTTGCCATTCCAGGTGTGGTGAAAAACTTGATCGACTGGCTCAGCCGTGCCCTTGACCTATCAGAAACTCGTGGTCCATCTGCCCTCCAAGACAAGATCGTAACAGTTTCTTCAGTCGCTAATGCAGGACACGAGCCAATGTTTGCGGCATACCAAGCGCTCTTGCCATTCGTTCGAACTCAAGTAGTGGGAGACTTCACTGGAACAACCGTTAACCCAGAAGCCTGGGCAACAGGTGAATTGGTCTTGACAGACGAAGCAATTGCAGGATTGGAAAAACAAGCCCAAGCCTTGTTGGAAGCATAA
- a CDS encoding VIT1/CCC1 transporter family protein, whose product MTETKHGVDASFNDRLNILRAGVLGANDGIISIAGVVIGVASATSNLWIIFLSGLSAILAGAFSMAGGEYVSVSTQKDTEEAAVSREQALLDRDPKAARDSLYAAYIQNGECETAAQIMTERAFLKHPLKALVEEKYGLEFEEFTNPWHAAVSSFLAFVLGSLPPMLSILLFPKEIRIPATVIIVALSLLFTGYTSAKLGKAPTKQAMIRNLVIGLLTMGVTYLFGQLFSI is encoded by the coding sequence ATGACTGAAACAAAACATGGGGTTGATGCCTCTTTTAACGACCGCTTAAATATCTTACGGGCTGGGGTGCTCGGTGCCAATGATGGCATTATCTCAATCGCTGGAGTTGTCATTGGGGTTGCCAGTGCGACCAGTAACCTCTGGATCATCTTCCTATCTGGCCTTTCTGCAATTCTAGCTGGTGCCTTCTCTATGGCAGGTGGTGAATACGTGTCTGTATCGACTCAAAAGGATACAGAAGAAGCCGCTGTGAGTCGAGAACAAGCCCTTTTGGACCGCGATCCAAAAGCTGCACGCGACTCCCTCTACGCAGCCTATATTCAAAATGGGGAATGCGAAACAGCTGCTCAAATCATGACCGAGCGGGCCTTTCTCAAACACCCTCTCAAGGCCTTGGTGGAAGAAAAGTATGGCCTAGAGTTTGAAGAGTTTACCAATCCATGGCATGCGGCCGTTTCTAGCTTCCTTGCCTTTGTCCTCGGATCTCTTCCTCCCATGCTGTCCATTCTTCTCTTTCCAAAAGAAATCCGAATTCCCGCAACGGTGATCATCGTAGCCCTTTCCCTTCTCTTTACTGGCTACACCAGCGCCAAGCTAGGAAAAGCCCCAACCAAGCAAGCCATGATCCGTAACTTGGTCATCGGCCTACTTACTATGGGTGTTACCTACCTCTTTGGACAATTGTTTAGTATTTAA
- a CDS encoding HsdM family class I SAM-dependent methyltransferase, translating to MNETYKVQVQGLVDDLKAVFTHAGLGGEAGEYKLLTQSFLYKFLNDKFLYQAKILDESNTYENLLAMSEEDYDWLLEDIGTSTAWLKPDQLIETLHRQQNEPTFYETFENTLNQIAIDNNDIFSVHTEGDTTVRLFTERLITDNISDSSKRNEVAKSIINLLARVKFDEAIFSQGFDFFSTLFEYMIKDYNKDGGGTYAEYYTPHSVAKIIADILVGNDQPSNVRIYDPSAGSGTLLMNLASRIGVEKTTVYSQDISQKSSNLLRLNLILNGLQHSIHNIVEGNTILRNRHPEKMDYIVSNPPFKLDFSEWRDQVEILPEASERFFAGVPKVPAKSKDKMAIYELFVQHIIYSLKPDGKAAVVLPTGFITAQSGIDKTIRQHLVDNQMLAGVVSMPSNIFATTGTNVSILFIDKKNKGDVVLIDASNLGTKVKEGKNQKTVLSPEEEQKIVETFIKKEAVEDFSVSVSYEDIKEKNYSLSAGQYFDIKIDYVNITAEEFEAKMTAFQDKLSDLFQQSHALEQEIEDQMKGLKYGKD from the coding sequence ATGAATGAAACATACAAAGTCCAAGTCCAAGGCTTGGTAGATGATTTGAAAGCTGTCTTTACCCACGCGGGACTAGGAGGAGAAGCGGGTGAGTACAAACTCCTCACCCAGTCCTTCCTCTACAAATTTTTAAATGACAAGTTTTTGTATCAAGCCAAGATCCTAGATGAGTCCAACACCTATGAAAACTTGCTGGCTATGAGTGAGGAAGACTATGACTGGCTCTTGGAGGATATCGGTACCAGCACAGCTTGGCTCAAGCCAGACCAGTTGATTGAAACCCTCCATCGTCAGCAAAATGAGCCGACTTTTTACGAAACTTTTGAAAATACCCTCAACCAAATCGCCATTGACAATAACGATATCTTCTCTGTGCATACAGAAGGAGACACAACTGTTCGTCTCTTTACGGAGCGTCTGATTACCGATAACATCTCAGATAGTAGTAAGCGCAACGAAGTTGCCAAATCCATCATCAATCTTCTTGCACGCGTCAAGTTTGATGAAGCTATTTTTTCACAAGGTTTTGACTTTTTCTCTACCCTCTTTGAGTATATGATCAAGGACTACAACAAAGATGGTGGGGGGACCTATGCTGAGTACTATACACCTCACTCAGTAGCTAAGATTATCGCGGATATCTTGGTGGGAAATGACCAACCGTCAAACGTGCGTATCTATGACCCGTCAGCAGGTTCGGGTACCTTGCTTATGAATCTAGCTAGTCGTATTGGTGTGGAAAAAACTACAGTCTATAGCCAGGATATCTCGCAAAAGTCCTCTAATCTCCTCCGTCTTAATCTGATTTTGAATGGATTGCAACACTCCATCCATAATATCGTTGAAGGAAATACCATTCTGCGGAATCGTCATCCTGAAAAGATGGACTATATCGTGTCGAACCCTCCTTTCAAGCTGGACTTTTCAGAGTGGCGTGACCAAGTGGAGATCTTGCCAGAAGCTAGCGAGCGATTCTTTGCAGGAGTGCCAAAGGTTCCAGCCAAGTCTAAGGACAAGATGGCTATCTATGAGCTCTTTGTTCAGCATATCATCTACTCCTTGAAACCAGATGGTAAAGCAGCTGTTGTCTTGCCGACAGGCTTTATCACTGCCCAGTCAGGGATTGACAAGACCATCCGTCAACACTTGGTGGATAATCAAATGCTGGCAGGTGTTGTCTCTATGCCGTCCAATATCTTTGCGACGACAGGAACCAATGTCTCCATCCTCTTTATCGATAAGAAAAACAAGGGTGATGTCGTCCTCATTGATGCCTCAAACCTCGGAACCAAGGTCAAGGAAGGCAAGAACCAAAAAACTGTGCTGTCTCCTGAAGAAGAGCAAAAGATCGTCGAGACCTTTATCAAGAAAGAAGCCGTCGAGGACTTTTCTGTCTCTGTCTCTTATGAGGATATCAAGGAGAAAAACTACTCTCTCAGCGCAGGACAATACTTTGACATCAAGATCGACTATGTGAATATCACAGCAGAAGAGTTTGAAGCTAAGATGACCGCCTTTCAAGACAAACTCTCAGACCTCTTCCAGCAATCGCATGCACTGGAGCAGGAGATAGAAGATCAAATGAAGGGGTTGAAGTATGGTAAAGATTAG
- a CDS encoding DEAD/DEAH box helicase family protein gives MKRQKEFSELTRVQIPAALHLMRMGYTYLPRNGKEIAERDPDTNILVSVFKEQFLKFNNYLTEDDFERELANIKLELDQNDLGRSFFKRLQGQEDAIYIDWEHPEANTFHLALEVTCQNGQDEFRPDIVIFVNGLPLSYIEVKQPNAIRDGKTGIQSEQDRTRYRFENRKFRRFNNITQLISLSDNLAYISGQGQQKQGSYYGSNAYSKTKFNAFKEERVEDFLRSLSPLTEDQINFVLEDMKRFALKSQPEFTTNLNPDTPCNAFLSSLYQKERLLFMLRFGLVYVEEQSKDGQMQLQKHVMRYPQYFATRAIEETIAKGVKKGVIWHTQGSGKTALAFFNIRYLTNYFSKEGIVPQFYFVVDRLDLADQAFKEFTKRGLKVKRINTPQELNQKQDGYDVAVVNIQKFKDDSDLTDRSGYDLNRQNVYFIDEAHRSYNERGSYLPNLYQADTKAIKIALTGTPLITYKKDGKTKESHATTRDIFGDYIHKYYYNQSIDDGFTLRLMREDIETSYKDNLRTINEEIQRGDLSKEDIFAHPRYVEPMLDFIIEDFNRARDLVFDDQTIGGMIVCDSSKQARELEKQLEERRQAGSTKLTSALILHDEGDKEEKKDKVDAYKEGKIDLIIVYSMLLTGFDAPRLKRLYLGRKIKAHNLLQTLTRVNRPYKDYLFGYVIDFADISKEFDKTNRAYLEELNQEYDTALTGENGEDVFGSLFVSADEISQELNKTEHILIDYPTDNLEYFSQAINDIKDKKQLIDLRKALESIKQYYNIARLLGYQHLLQQIDIAQIATLLNVLSRRMLTLSLIDKPDDFSSRTLLNLAMSETSFSFVKIAEEELRLAANDLEDLKRRVASGIKNQRDEKDPEWVSLYEEFQRIMKKHLIHGQEGFTMENIKETQKDYEELFKSVEDYHTRMRRLTMNFNGDEMAARSYKHVTNSTTVSEFPAIYHVIKGSKVRLDRKIGQNQGVLDNEDFLKKMIREEARIEMKTNQSASSLTRADFNYIVESLFEGYEEEYQH, from the coding sequence TATCTGTTTTTAAGGAGCAATTTTTAAAATTTAACAACTACTTGACAGAAGATGACTTTGAAAGAGAACTAGCCAATATCAAGTTGGAACTGGATCAAAACGACTTGGGGCGTTCTTTCTTTAAACGTCTGCAAGGTCAGGAAGATGCCATTTATATTGACTGGGAGCATCCTGAAGCCAATACCTTCCATCTGGCGCTTGAAGTTACATGTCAAAATGGTCAGGATGAATTTCGTCCGGATATCGTTATTTTTGTCAATGGTCTGCCTCTTTCTTATATCGAAGTGAAACAGCCCAATGCAATTCGTGATGGCAAGACTGGAATTCAGTCAGAGCAGGACAGAACCAGATACCGTTTTGAAAACCGTAAGTTCCGTCGTTTTAACAATATCACCCAGTTGATATCCTTATCTGATAACTTAGCGTATATCAGTGGACAAGGTCAGCAAAAACAGGGTTCTTATTACGGTTCAAACGCCTATTCAAAAACTAAATTTAATGCTTTCAAGGAAGAAAGAGTAGAAGATTTCCTTCGTTCCCTTTCCCCTCTAACCGAGGACCAAATCAACTTTGTCCTAGAAGACATGAAGCGCTTTGCCCTCAAGTCCCAGCCAGAGTTTACAACAAACCTAAATCCTGATACACCTTGTAATGCCTTTCTATCTTCCTTGTACCAGAAGGAACGCTTGCTCTTTATGCTTCGCTTTGGTCTGGTCTATGTCGAAGAACAAAGCAAGGATGGGCAGATGCAACTACAAAAGCACGTCATGCGCTATCCTCAGTATTTTGCGACACGTGCTATCGAAGAAACGATCGCAAAAGGAGTCAAGAAGGGCGTCATCTGGCATACCCAAGGTTCAGGTAAGACTGCCTTGGCCTTCTTCAATATTCGCTATCTAACCAACTATTTCTCAAAAGAGGGAATTGTTCCTCAGTTTTACTTTGTTGTTGATCGTTTGGACTTGGCAGACCAGGCCTTTAAGGAATTCACCAAACGAGGTCTCAAGGTTAAACGCATCAACACCCCTCAAGAGCTCAATCAAAAACAAGACGGCTATGATGTGGCTGTGGTCAATATACAGAAGTTTAAGGATGATTCAGATCTGACAGACCGCTCAGGCTATGATCTCAATCGTCAAAATGTCTACTTTATCGATGAAGCCCACCGTTCATACAATGAACGTGGTTCCTACCTGCCAAATCTCTATCAGGCAGATACCAAGGCCATTAAGATTGCCTTGACAGGAACGCCCCTCATCACCTATAAGAAAGATGGCAAGACCAAGGAAAGTCATGCGACCACGCGTGATATCTTTGGAGACTATATCCATAAATACTATTACAACCAGTCTATCGATGACGGCTTTACCTTACGCCTGATGCGAGAAGATATCGAGACCTCCTATAAGGACAATCTCAGAACCATCAACGAAGAAATCCAACGTGGCGACCTGTCCAAGGAAGATATCTTTGCCCATCCCCGCTATGTGGAGCCTATGCTAGACTTTATCATCGAGGACTTCAATCGTGCGCGTGATTTGGTCTTTGATGACCAGACCATCGGTGGCATGATTGTCTGTGACTCGTCCAAGCAGGCGCGTGAGCTTGAAAAGCAATTAGAAGAACGTCGTCAAGCTGGCTCGACCAAGTTGACCTCAGCTCTCATCCTCCATGACGAGGGAGACAAAGAAGAGAAGAAGGACAAGGTAGACGCCTATAAGGAAGGTAAGATTGACCTTATCATCGTTTACTCCATGCTCCTGACAGGTTTTGATGCACCTCGTCTCAAGCGCCTCTACCTAGGGCGCAAGATCAAGGCCCACAACCTTTTGCAGACTTTAACTCGTGTTAATCGTCCCTACAAGGACTATCTCTTTGGCTATGTCATCGACTTTGCGGATATTTCCAAGGAGTTTGACAAGACCAATCGTGCCTATCTGGAAGAACTCAACCAAGAGTATGATACAGCTCTGACTGGGGAAAATGGCGAGGATGTTTTTGGCTCGCTCTTTGTGTCAGCAGATGAGATTTCTCAAGAGTTGAACAAGACCGAGCATATCCTCATCGACTATCCAACGGACAATCTAGAATACTTCTCCCAAGCCATCAATGATATCAAGGATAAGAAGCAGTTAATCGATCTTCGTAAGGCCTTGGAGTCTATCAAGCAGTACTACAATATCGCCCGTCTCCTTGGCTACCAACACCTGCTCCAGCAGATTGACATCGCTCAGATTGCAACCCTGCTCAATGTCCTATCTAGAAGGATGCTGACACTGTCTCTGATCGATAAACCAGACGACTTCTCTAGTCGGACGCTCTTAAATCTTGCCATGTCTGAAACTAGCTTTAGCTTTGTCAAGATTGCAGAAGAAGAACTTCGTCTAGCAGCCAATGACTTGGAAGATTTGAAACGTCGAGTTGCAAGTGGTATTAAGAACCAACGTGATGAGAAAGATCCTGAGTGGGTCTCTCTCTACGAAGAATTTCAGCGTATCATGAAAAAACACCTGATCCATGGCCAAGAAGGCTTCACCATGGAGAATATCAAGGAAACCCAAAAAGACTACGAAGAACTCTTTAAGTCTGTGGAGGACTATCATACTCGTATGAGACGTCTAACCATGAACTTTAATGGAGATGAGATGGCAGCTCGTTCCTACAAGCACGTGACCAACTCAACCACGGTCAGCGAGTTTCCTGCTATTTACCATGTCATCAAGGGTTCTAAAGTTAGACTAGACCGTAAAATCGGTCAAAATCAAGGAGTACTCGATAACGAGGACTTTCTCAAGAAAATGATTCGAGAAGAAGCTCGGATTGAAATGAAAACCAACCAATCTGCAAGTAGTTTGACAAGAGCGGATTTTAATTATATCGTCGAGTCACTATTTGAAGGATATGAAGAGGAATACCAACACTAA